From a region of the Constantimarinum furrinae genome:
- a CDS encoding capsule assembly Wzi family protein, translating into MRNGLIFLFLCLVSAAKSQTIDWHGEVASTGIVSSESSIPFWFYTNTQGELGSMTNFSGTASLNASYTTGSHIFEAGAAFFYRDGVIADELQRRDLFFRYSNNWIKTTLGSKMRPVVANGLSATNLDYLNSGNARPLPGLIIEANKPIKISETFGIDWGIAHFALNDDRFVEDVRVHYKRLGVITTFNETNTLKVLLQHYAQWGGTSPVFGPLKDDFSAFVDVFFARETAETGMEGETLNALGNHLGSLLLDYEFKSSLGTFNIYHDHPFEDGSGTRFANFPDGVWGVFFQPQKNAVITAVLYEYIDTLDQSGISVGSGFDNYFNNSVYRNGWRYDEFIIGMPFFVSDNSIEITATTVPITSNRTRAHHFGLSGTFKKIDWKFKTSYVENKGLLSRPFNQTVKAWYNYAEVAYTTQKLGTVKGLIGIDSSNISETIIGGGVKYIYSF; encoded by the coding sequence ATGAGAAATGGTTTGATATTTCTGTTCCTATGTCTTGTTTCTGCCGCGAAATCACAAACGATCGATTGGCATGGGGAAGTAGCCTCTACGGGGATAGTTTCTTCAGAAAGTTCAATTCCTTTTTGGTTTTATACAAATACGCAAGGGGAGCTGGGAAGTATGACGAACTTTTCCGGAACGGCCTCTTTGAACGCATCCTATACTACCGGAAGCCACATATTTGAGGCAGGTGCTGCATTCTTTTACCGGGACGGTGTGATTGCCGATGAACTTCAGAGAAGGGATCTATTTTTCAGATATAGTAATAACTGGATAAAAACCACTTTAGGCTCGAAGATGAGACCCGTTGTAGCTAACGGACTTTCGGCCACCAATTTGGATTATTTAAATTCGGGCAACGCCAGACCTCTGCCGGGGTTGATCATTGAAGCGAATAAACCGATAAAGATCTCTGAAACTTTCGGAATAGACTGGGGAATTGCTCATTTTGCACTAAATGATGATCGCTTCGTTGAGGATGTCCGTGTACATTACAAGCGTTTAGGTGTGATCACAACATTCAATGAAACGAATACACTGAAAGTCTTGCTTCAACATTATGCCCAATGGGGAGGAACATCACCGGTATTTGGACCTTTAAAAGATGATTTTTCGGCATTTGTCGATGTATTCTTCGCCAGAGAAACGGCCGAAACCGGTATGGAAGGCGAAACACTGAATGCCTTGGGTAATCATTTAGGATCTTTGTTGCTGGATTACGAATTCAAGTCTTCGCTTGGTACATTTAACATATATCACGACCACCCTTTTGAGGATGGTTCAGGGACACGATTTGCAAACTTTCCGGACGGTGTTTGGGGGGTATTCTTTCAGCCTCAAAAAAATGCTGTGATAACCGCTGTTTTATATGAATATATAGATACTTTAGACCAAAGTGGGATTTCTGTGGGTAGCGGCTTCGATAATTATTTTAATAATAGTGTGTACAGAAATGGATGGCGGTATGATGAGTTTATTATTGGTATGCCGTTCTTTGTATCAGATAATTCGATAGAAATAACAGCAACCACGGTTCCAATTACAAGTAACCGTACCCGTGCACACCATTTTGGATTGTCGGGTACATTCAAAAAGATAGACTGGAAATTCAAAACTTCTTATGTTGAGAATAAGGGGTTGTTAAGCCGACCCTTCAATCAGACTGTAAAGGCCTGGTATAATTATGCCGAAGTTGCTTATACAACTCAAAAACTCGGGACAGTTAAGGGACTTATAGGTATAGATTCCAGCAACATCAGTGAAACAATAATTGGAGGAGGAGTGAAGTATATTTATTCTTTCTGA
- a CDS encoding GumC family protein translates to MIESPNLSENKEKTLRELLEQYTRYWYLFALGVTIAIVAAFIYLRYSTPLYLSKATVIVKDEKSGGGPAELAAFSDYGGFFSKFNNSNIENELAIFKSKRIVTEVIRELNFNITYESIGTIKTSDIYDYRPFTVQFLSFKDNDENRAVPKLFFELISETEYEITNENDAIKGTYSFGNPVELPFGVITVVPELENLEKFNSYKGKTISVSYRPLEAVAISYQNRINVANEIRNSNVVTLTMQSPVREKAEDFINELIFQYNKDAINDRNQVAQKTSNFIDSRLEIITEELDSVERNKEQFKSKNRLTNIEAEAQLILENSSEFNKRQLDIGTQLELANSMINYMENASEDDLLPANIGIESEEIANTVSSYNQLVLERNRLLKNSTMKNPVVVNLNNQIEQMRSGVRSSLQNISNSLKISMRDLNYQESVLNSKISKVPTQEKLYRGIERQQSIKEQLYLFLLQQREEASISLAVTAPKAKIVDNAYSGKTPVSPNKMLIYLGALIAGLLVPFLLIYLSYLLNSKVSNRLDVERVLGSTPILGEIPKLKRGDEELIQHNDRSILAEAFRILRTNLQYLTINKGDSIRKSNVIFVTSTIKGEGKTFVAFNLALTLALTGKKVVLVGGDIRNPQLHRYLPDQSKSQQGLTEFIIDESLSATSLATPSNYNKNLSIILSGVIPPNPAELLLQDRTKEFFDELNENFDFVIVDTAPSMLVTDTILINKFADKLLYVVRAGYTDRRLLEFPKDAIEDGRLSDVAIVLNNVNMNNFGYGNKYGYTYSEEQQPWYKRIFRS, encoded by the coding sequence ATGATCGAAAGCCCAAATCTTTCAGAAAATAAAGAAAAAACGCTTCGGGAACTCCTTGAACAATATACCCGATATTGGTATTTGTTTGCCTTGGGAGTGACGATCGCAATAGTTGCTGCCTTTATTTATCTTCGGTATTCAACACCGCTATATCTGAGTAAAGCCACAGTTATCGTTAAAGATGAGAAAAGCGGTGGAGGTCCGGCAGAATTGGCCGCCTTTTCGGATTATGGCGGATTCTTTTCAAAATTCAACAATAGTAATATTGAAAACGAACTGGCTATTTTTAAATCGAAACGCATTGTTACTGAAGTAATCCGAGAGTTGAATTTTAACATCACCTACGAATCCATAGGTACGATAAAGACGTCTGATATTTATGATTACAGACCATTTACAGTACAATTTCTTTCGTTCAAAGACAATGATGAGAACAGGGCGGTGCCAAAATTATTCTTTGAACTTATTTCTGAAACCGAATATGAGATCACAAACGAGAACGATGCCATAAAAGGAACTTATAGTTTCGGAAATCCCGTAGAGTTGCCTTTTGGTGTTATCACAGTGGTTCCCGAACTTGAGAATCTTGAAAAATTCAATAGCTATAAGGGAAAGACCATTTCTGTTTCATACAGACCGTTAGAGGCTGTGGCAATAAGCTACCAGAATCGAATTAACGTTGCCAACGAGATACGAAATAGCAACGTGGTTACACTTACCATGCAGTCTCCGGTTCGTGAAAAGGCCGAAGATTTTATAAACGAATTGATATTTCAGTATAATAAGGATGCTATTAACGACAGAAATCAGGTAGCTCAGAAAACCTCAAATTTCATTGATTCGAGACTAGAGATCATAACTGAAGAGCTTGATTCGGTAGAGCGAAATAAGGAGCAGTTCAAATCTAAAAACAGACTCACCAACATAGAGGCAGAAGCCCAGCTTATCCTCGAGAATTCAAGCGAATTCAATAAGCGTCAGTTGGATATCGGAACACAATTGGAATTGGCAAATTCTATGATTAATTATATGGAAAATGCTTCCGAAGATGATCTGTTACCTGCCAATATTGGGATAGAAAGTGAAGAAATTGCGAATACTGTGTCGAGTTACAATCAGCTAGTGCTAGAACGCAATCGATTGTTGAAAAACTCAACTATGAAGAACCCGGTAGTTGTAAATTTAAACAACCAGATAGAGCAGATGCGTTCGGGGGTTCGAAGCAGCCTTCAGAATATAAGTAATTCCCTTAAAATTTCCATGCGCGATCTAAATTATCAGGAATCGGTGCTCAACTCGAAAATATCTAAAGTTCCAACTCAAGAAAAACTTTACCGTGGCATAGAAAGACAGCAAAGCATTAAAGAACAACTATATCTTTTTCTACTTCAGCAGAGGGAAGAAGCGTCAATTTCACTAGCGGTTACAGCACCAAAGGCTAAGATCGTAGACAACGCATACAGTGGGAAGACACCAGTCTCGCCAAATAAGATGCTTATTTATCTCGGGGCTTTGATCGCGGGACTTTTAGTTCCATTTTTACTCATTTATCTGTCTTATTTACTGAATTCGAAGGTTAGTAACAGACTGGATGTAGAGCGGGTATTAGGTAGCACACCTATTCTTGGGGAGATCCCAAAACTGAAAAGAGGCGACGAAGAGCTTATTCAACATAATGATAGAAGTATATTGGCCGAGGCATTTCGAATTTTACGGACCAATTTGCAGTATCTCACTATAAACAAGGGAGATAGTATTAGAAAATCTAATGTAATTTTTGTTACTTCCACGATCAAGGGAGAGGGAAAGACCTTTGTGGCTTTTAATCTGGCACTAACCCTGGCACTCACGGGAAAAAAGGTTGTGCTGGTTGGGGGTGACATCAGAAACCCACAATTGCATAGATATTTACCCGATCAGTCAAAATCGCAACAAGGGCTTACGGAGTTTATTATCGATGAATCACTAAGTGCTACTTCTTTGGCAACGCCAAGTAATTACAATAAGAATCTAAGTATTATACTCTCGGGAGTTATTCCTCCAAATCCGGCCGAATTATTATTGCAGGACAGAACAAAGGAATTCTTCGATGAGTTAAATGAGAACTTCGATTTTGTGATCGTAGATACGGCACCTTCGATGTTGGTGACCGATACCATTTTGATCAATAAATTTGCAGACAAGCTTCTTTATGTGGTACGAGCCGGTTATACAGACAGACGATTGTTGGAATTTCCGAAGGATGCCATTGAAGACGGGCGTTTATCAGATGTAGCTATTGTACTGAACAATGTGAATATGAATAATTTTGGCTACGGAAATAAATACGGATATACCTATAGCGAGGAACAACAACCCTGGTATAAGCGTATCTTTCGCTCATAG
- a CDS encoding polysaccharide biosynthesis/export family protein, whose product MKRFIVLLGVSALLLSCATKKQIIYFQDSDSLNNKDINKAFEPVIEPNDILYISVSSLDKELVAPFIRVTETEVNANTNNPGLKGYLVNADGTINFPVLGSVPVSGKTRKMIESQLKAQLQEYVKDVVVDVRIMNFKITVLGEVMTPGVFTIKDERVTLPEAIGLAGDLTKDGNRNRIVIIREDDGKRIVKNVDITQTDFYSSAFYFLKQNDVVYVEPSLKGVKKSGFLPDIPALLSLVTVVLSTVILLSR is encoded by the coding sequence ATGAAAAGATTTATAGTCCTCCTTGGTGTTTCTGCGCTCTTGCTGTCTTGTGCAACAAAAAAACAGATCATCTATTTTCAGGATTCCGATAGTTTGAATAATAAGGATATTAACAAGGCATTCGAACCCGTAATAGAACCGAATGATATACTCTATATTTCGGTTTCATCTTTAGATAAGGAACTTGTCGCGCCGTTTATTCGGGTTACCGAGACAGAGGTAAATGCAAATACAAATAATCCAGGTCTCAAAGGATATCTGGTAAACGCAGACGGAACTATAAATTTTCCAGTTCTGGGAAGTGTGCCTGTGAGCGGCAAGACACGAAAGATGATAGAGTCTCAACTTAAAGCTCAATTGCAGGAATATGTAAAAGATGTGGTTGTTGATGTGCGCATCATGAATTTTAAAATTACAGTCTTAGGAGAAGTAATGACCCCCGGGGTTTTTACTATAAAAGACGAGCGTGTCACCTTGCCGGAAGCTATTGGACTGGCAGGAGACCTTACCAAAGATGGTAACAGGAACAGGATCGTAATTATACGAGAAGATGATGGGAAACGCATCGTTAAAAATGTTGATATTACACAGACAGATTTTTATTCGAGTGCGTTTTATTTTCTAAAACAGAATGATGTCGTGTATGTCGAACCGTCATTAAAAGGAGTTAAAAAGTCAGGTTTTTTACCCGATATTCCGGCATTATTATCGCTGGTAACTGTGGTATTAAGCACCGTAATTTTGCTCTCACGTTAA
- a CDS encoding polysaccharide biosynthesis protein: MSIAKKILSTLYKGDNSLKMLDQRYLPRWIVLLIDTFLVVVSIVLVYLILLGTPIKFLTALTLIEQGVAILAVNVTFFFVFKTYSGIIRHSTFTDILKLALSAFFTLITLLVLNSVYAVFEGQKIFLTTSILLYILLSFTIMLLFRIAVKESYQFLRNSAADEIKKKVVIVGVDDHTISVGKALTTESNLPFQLIGFLTENLDSKRYKILGKPVIPIKNSFSETINKLEIDGVLLIGESISGKRKNQLVEDCIANSIEIFNVPIVEKWNKKEDIRQQIKPLEIEDLLQRDPITIDNELIKNDLESKTILVTGGAGSIGSEIVRQIAEFNPKQVVILDQAESVLHELELYLQLNYPSLNFITELADISNMYRLGLLFHKYKFDVIYHAAAYKHVPLIERNPHEAIYVNILGTVNLSILAVSNDIQKFVMVSTDKAVNPTNVMGASKRVAEMYVQSLQYEEDIPTKFITTRFGNVLGSSGSVIPHFRKQIAQGGPVTVTHKDIIRYFMTIPEACQLVLQAGTMGNGGEIYVFDMGEPVRILDLAERMIRLSGLEPYEDVDIKISGLRPGEKLYEELLNDMSTSLPTHHPKIMISKVPVGNFSEIREKVKVLIETATRGRARKVVELLKDLVPEYISENSEFEVLDQPKSTESKSTT; the protein is encoded by the coding sequence GTGTCGATCGCCAAAAAAATATTGTCCACATTGTACAAAGGTGATAACAGCCTCAAAATGTTAGACCAGCGATATCTTCCAAGATGGATCGTACTTTTGATCGATACTTTCTTAGTGGTGGTATCTATCGTTCTGGTATACCTCATCCTTTTGGGGACGCCAATTAAATTTCTTACCGCATTGACACTTATCGAACAAGGTGTGGCAATACTGGCAGTGAATGTTACCTTCTTCTTTGTTTTTAAGACCTATTCCGGAATTATCCGGCATTCTACTTTTACCGATATATTAAAACTTGCACTATCAGCATTTTTTACGCTAATCACCCTTTTGGTATTAAATTCGGTGTATGCTGTGTTTGAAGGGCAGAAGATATTTTTAACCACCTCTATACTATTATATATACTGTTGTCCTTTACCATAATGTTATTGTTTCGTATTGCAGTAAAGGAGAGCTATCAGTTTCTTCGGAATTCGGCTGCAGATGAAATCAAGAAAAAAGTAGTGATCGTAGGAGTAGACGACCACACCATTTCGGTAGGAAAAGCACTTACTACCGAATCGAATCTACCGTTTCAGCTTATTGGATTTTTGACAGAGAATCTCGATTCTAAGCGCTATAAAATTCTCGGAAAGCCCGTTATTCCAATAAAAAATAGTTTTTCTGAAACTATTAATAAACTGGAGATTGATGGGGTGTTACTTATTGGAGAATCAATTTCCGGTAAAAGAAAAAATCAACTTGTCGAAGATTGTATCGCAAACAGCATTGAGATCTTTAATGTGCCCATTGTAGAAAAATGGAACAAAAAAGAAGATATAAGACAACAGATAAAACCCCTTGAAATTGAAGATCTTTTACAACGGGACCCCATAACGATCGATAACGAGCTTATTAAGAACGATCTTGAAAGCAAGACAATCTTAGTCACGGGTGGTGCAGGTTCCATTGGTAGTGAGATCGTTCGTCAGATCGCCGAATTTAACCCAAAACAAGTGGTTATTCTCGATCAGGCAGAGTCTGTACTTCACGAACTGGAGTTGTATTTACAACTCAATTACCCGAGCCTTAACTTTATTACTGAACTTGCTGATATCAGTAATATGTACCGATTGGGGTTATTATTTCATAAGTATAAATTCGATGTTATTTACCATGCTGCGGCATATAAGCATGTTCCGTTGATTGAAAGGAATCCGCATGAAGCAATTTATGTTAATATTCTTGGAACGGTAAATCTGTCGATTCTGGCGGTGAGTAATGATATTCAGAAGTTTGTAATGGTTTCCACAGACAAAGCCGTAAATCCAACTAATGTCATGGGAGCTTCTAAGCGAGTCGCTGAAATGTACGTGCAATCGCTTCAGTACGAAGAGGATATTCCTACAAAATTTATCACGACCCGGTTCGGAAACGTACTGGGATCCAGTGGAAGTGTGATTCCGCATTTCAGAAAACAAATTGCACAGGGTGGCCCGGTAACGGTTACTCATAAAGACATAATAAGGTATTTTATGACAATTCCGGAGGCCTGCCAATTGGTCTTACAGGCAGGAACCATGGGGAATGGTGGTGAGATCTATGTTTTCGATATGGGCGAACCGGTTAGAATTCTTGATCTTGCCGAACGAATGATTCGTCTTTCAGGATTAGAACCTTATGAGGATGTGGATATAAAAATATCCGGTTTGCGACCCGGTGAAAAGTTATATGAAGAGTTGCTTAACGATATGTCCACTTCCTTGCCCACCCATCACCCTAAGATCATGATTTCTAAGGTGCCCGTGGGGAATTTTTCCGAAATACGAGAGAAAGTAAAGGTATTGATAGAAACGGCAACCCGGGGCAGAGCACGAAAAGTTGTGGAACTGTTGAAGGATCTCGTACCTGAATATATTTCTGAAAATTCTGAATTTGAAGTATTAGATCAACCTAAATCAACCGAATCTAAAAGCACAACCTAA
- a CDS encoding DegT/DnrJ/EryC1/StrS family aminotransferase, producing MNSKIYLSSPHMGGTEQDYINSAFKTNWIAPLGPNVTSFEEAIESYLGKDSKVAALSSGTAALHLALILLGVERGDEVICQSMTFSASANPIVYQGATPIFVDSEPETWNMCPLYLENAIKDRISKGKKPKAIIAVHLYGMPYKVDEINAIAEKYDIPIIEDSAEALGSTYKDKKCGTFGTISILSFNGNKIITTSGGGALVSKDKAVKEKAIFLATQARDNAPHYQHSHIGYNYRLSNICAGIGCGQMEVLDKHIELRRQMNLFYKDLFSTSEGITVFTEPSDQLRSNHWLSCIVVDPEKSRFTSEEIRFALENDNIESRPLWKPMHLQPVFKDAPYYGNSVSEGLFKKGICLPSGSNLTTEEKKRIMTVLTQFV from the coding sequence ATGAATAGCAAGATCTATTTGTCATCGCCTCATATGGGAGGCACCGAGCAAGATTATATCAATTCTGCTTTTAAAACCAATTGGATTGCCCCATTGGGGCCAAATGTTACCTCCTTTGAAGAGGCTATTGAGTCTTATCTGGGGAAGGATTCTAAAGTTGCAGCACTCAGCTCGGGCACTGCGGCCCTGCATCTGGCTTTGATATTGCTTGGAGTGGAAAGAGGTGATGAGGTGATTTGTCAGAGTATGACTTTTTCGGCATCGGCGAATCCTATAGTCTATCAGGGTGCCACGCCGATATTTGTTGACAGCGAACCAGAGACCTGGAATATGTGTCCGTTATATCTTGAAAATGCCATCAAGGATAGAATATCAAAAGGTAAAAAGCCAAAAGCAATTATTGCAGTGCATTTATATGGAATGCCTTATAAGGTAGACGAAATTAATGCCATTGCTGAAAAATATGATATTCCGATCATTGAAGACAGTGCCGAAGCCTTAGGAAGTACCTATAAGGACAAGAAATGCGGTACATTTGGTACGATATCTATATTGTCGTTTAACGGAAACAAGATCATCACTACGTCCGGAGGAGGCGCATTGGTCTCCAAGGACAAGGCAGTAAAGGAAAAGGCTATTTTTTTAGCGACTCAGGCACGAGACAATGCACCGCATTATCAGCACTCACATATTGGGTACAATTACCGTCTTAGTAATATTTGTGCCGGGATTGGTTGCGGACAAATGGAAGTTCTGGACAAGCATATTGAACTTAGAAGGCAGATGAATCTATTTTACAAAGATTTGTTTAGTACTTCCGAAGGAATCACGGTTTTTACTGAACCTTCAGATCAGCTTCGATCTAATCACTGGTTGAGTTGTATTGTTGTGGATCCTGAAAAAAGTCGATTTACTTCAGAAGAAATAAGATTTGCCCTTGAAAATGATAATATAGAATCCAGACCGCTATGGAAACCTATGCACTTACAACCCGTTTTCAAAGATGCCCCCTACTACGGAAATTCTGTTTCCGAAGGACTTTTCAAAAAAGGAATTTGCCTGCCATCAGGATCTAACTTAACTACTGAAGAGAAGAAAAGGATTATGACAGTCTTAACTCAATTCGTTTAG
- a CDS encoding acetyltransferase → MKPIILYGAGGHSFAATALIESLGEYAPSIVYDDAPKLTSVLNVAVEKYNDADLTNVPLCITIGTNSIRKKLAEKLNGEYPSFIHKSAAVFPSVSIGCGTLVHPNAVLDADVCIGNHCIINNNATVSHNVKIGDYVHIAIQAAVAGGVTIGEGTLVGAGSVILPEVKVGKWVTIGAGAVVTKDIPDYAVVYGNPAKKIRDNSKNE, encoded by the coding sequence ATGAAACCTATCATACTTTACGGAGCCGGAGGGCATAGTTTTGCAGCTACCGCTTTAATCGAAAGTCTTGGAGAATATGCTCCATCTATCGTATATGATGATGCACCTAAACTAACCTCAGTACTCAATGTTGCTGTTGAAAAATACAATGACGCCGACTTAACCAATGTTCCTCTTTGCATCACTATTGGAACCAATTCCATTAGAAAAAAACTGGCAGAAAAGCTTAATGGCGAATATCCCAGCTTTATCCATAAATCTGCGGCTGTGTTTCCTTCCGTATCCATTGGGTGTGGGACTTTAGTGCATCCCAATGCGGTACTTGATGCCGATGTGTGTATTGGAAACCACTGTATAATAAACAATAATGCAACGGTTTCTCATAATGTCAAGATTGGAGATTATGTGCATATCGCTATTCAGGCTGCAGTGGCTGGCGGAGTAACCATTGGTGAAGGAACACTTGTAGGAGCGGGCAGTGTAATACTTCCTGAAGTGAAAGTAGGGAAGTGGGTCACTATTGGTGCGGGAGCTGTGGTGACTAAGGATATTCCGGATTATGCCGTGGTTTATGGGAATCCTGCTAAGAAAATAAGAGACAATTCGAAAAATGAATAG
- a CDS encoding sugar transferase, which translates to MYKNVVKPTLDFLVSLTIFLVLFPLFLVIAVTIFIASGKNPFFIQHRPGKNERIFKIIKFKTMTDTTDANGNLLPDDQRLNGFGKFIRSTSLDEIPQLLNVIKGDMSIVGPRPLLPEYLPLYNDFQRQRHQLRPGITGYAQVNGRNAVSWEKKFELDVFYVKKISFVLDLQILFKTVSKVFSRSDISGNSAGTMNRFKGTKE; encoded by the coding sequence GTGTATAAAAACGTCGTAAAACCTACCTTGGATTTTCTGGTATCGCTGACCATCTTTTTGGTTCTGTTTCCGCTATTTTTAGTGATTGCCGTGACAATTTTTATCGCCTCGGGGAAAAACCCTTTTTTTATTCAACATCGACCCGGAAAGAATGAGCGAATCTTTAAGATCATAAAATTTAAAACAATGACCGATACCACAGACGCGAATGGCAATTTGTTACCGGACGATCAACGTTTAAATGGTTTCGGAAAATTTATACGATCTACTTCCCTGGATGAGATCCCACAGTTACTCAACGTAATTAAAGGTGATATGAGTATAGTTGGCCCCAGACCTTTACTTCCGGAATACCTGCCTTTATACAACGACTTTCAGCGACAACGACACCAGCTAAGACCCGGGATTACAGGTTATGCACAGGTAAATGGTAGAAACGCTGTGAGTTGGGAAAAAAAGTTTGAATTGGATGTGTTCTACGTGAAAAAAATTAGCTTTGTACTGGATTTACAGATTTTGTTTAAGACAGTATCCAAAGTTTTTTCCAGAAGTGATATTTCCGGAAATTCTGCGGGGACCATGAACCGTTTTAAAGGAACAAAAGAATAA
- a CDS encoding glycosyltransferase family 4 protein — MSKPKLIRITTVPLSLEKLLEGQLGYMNRFFDITAVSSEEERLRRYGEREGVNTFYVDLTREITPFKDLRAVFTLFRYLKRNKPEIVHTHTPKAGIVGMMAAYFAGVPIRLHTVAGLPLLEAKGFKRLLLNFVERLTYRFATHVYPNSKGLKNIIIEQGFTSSNKLKVIGDGSSNGIDTQFFSKAHFSEEQIAQEKALLGIPDSDFVFVFVGRIVKDKGVHEMIEAFSLLQKKYTNTTLLLVGPFEDDLDPISESTKKILNKHPKILTTGYREEVRPFYALSNALVFPSYREGFPNVVLQAGAMELPAVVSNINGCNEIIEHLTNGLIVEVKNSNELKKAMEKLLHDKTLFTHMKDHARPHILGRYERHAVWEALHAEYDKQLSGI, encoded by the coding sequence ATGTCAAAACCAAAATTAATACGCATCACAACCGTCCCGCTGTCTCTAGAGAAATTACTGGAAGGGCAATTGGGATATATGAATCGGTTTTTTGATATAACCGCTGTTTCTTCAGAAGAAGAACGCCTTAGACGCTATGGTGAGCGGGAAGGAGTAAATACATTTTATGTTGACCTAACACGGGAGATAACACCCTTTAAGGATCTGAGAGCGGTATTTACCCTCTTTCGATATTTAAAAAGAAATAAACCAGAGATCGTTCATACCCACACTCCTAAAGCAGGGATTGTAGGAATGATGGCCGCCTACTTTGCCGGTGTTCCCATAAGATTACATACGGTTGCCGGACTGCCGCTGCTCGAGGCCAAGGGGTTTAAACGTCTTCTGTTAAACTTCGTAGAACGGCTTACCTACAGATTTGCCACCCATGTGTATCCTAATTCTAAGGGATTAAAGAATATAATTATTGAACAAGGCTTTACATCTTCAAACAAGCTCAAAGTGATCGGTGATGGCAGTAGTAATGGAATAGATACCCAATTTTTTAGTAAAGCACATTTTTCTGAAGAACAAATAGCGCAAGAGAAAGCACTTCTGGGAATTCCGGATTCAGATTTTGTCTTTGTCTTTGTAGGCAGGATTGTGAAAGATAAAGGAGTTCATGAAATGATTGAGGCATTCAGTTTGCTTCAAAAGAAATATACAAACACCACGCTGCTACTTGTAGGTCCCTTTGAAGACGATCTGGATCCGATTTCAGAGTCCACAAAAAAAATCCTCAACAAGCATCCAAAGATTCTCACCACCGGTTATCGTGAAGAGGTGAGACCTTTTTATGCGCTGAGTAATGCTCTGGTATTTCCTAGCTACAGGGAAGGCTTCCCCAATGTAGTGCTGCAGGCAGGAGCGATGGAATTGCCAGCGGTCGTAAGTAACATTAACGGATGCAATGAGATCATCGAGCACCTAACCAATGGTTTGATCGTTGAGGTGAAAAATTCAAATGAGTTAAAAAAGGCTATGGAAAAACTGCTTCATGACAAAACATTATTTACACATATGAAAGACCATGCCCGCCCACATATTTTAGGCCGCTATGAACGCCATGCAGTTTGGGAAGCATTGCATGCGGAATACGATAAACAACTATCCGGTATTTAG